In Helianthus annuus cultivar XRQ/B chromosome 3, HanXRQr2.0-SUNRISE, whole genome shotgun sequence, a single window of DNA contains:
- the LOC110900909 gene encoding extensin-like, whose protein sequence is MPPRFLRGRGKGPVTGHDHEAGPSHRRTPSITMSTSPQEPWRLYVEPGRRSVSLSSSPLYQHSFGPNSENEPNNQPPAFIPLQRSNSHHSFGSPTPVFQSRFNPANLLPEPMGFNPLRPGDHFPEENDMDEDTDPVEPASGTPNHPIEISDGSSFHGSPYRGPDSYEERFRNIDWYFTPSEHSHHEQQQDPSVGHQFVAVTPPPPPPVEPQQPPPEPPRRRRSNARMSVRGGVRIATPQPSSGSHYPPLQEEEDPYDGGPSSPIPDVNSVPVVPPLGFDNPIPAYAGSAAYNPFEQPAHTHYKYNYGYAEVDPYLVARDYNALHPEGPYGGPWTTGYPTYGYQHQPPPPPVYQPPQPPIQQEVLERLSQVEQEVREDRKERQGFFKGLSDLLKGKSKRRGH, encoded by the coding sequence ATGCCACCCAGATTCCTTCGAGGTAGAGGCAAAGGACCCGTGACAGGTcatgatcacgaagccgggccttcgcaccggcgaacCCCATCCATTACTATGAGCACCAGCCCGCAAGAGCCCTGGAGACTCTATGTCGAACCAGGAAGGCGATCAGTATCCCTTAGCTCCTCTCCTTTGTACCAACATTCATTTGGGCCCAATTCTGAAAACGAACCCAATAACCAGCCTCCAGCTTTCATACCTCTCCAAAGATCCAATTCTCACCATTCCTTTGGCAGCCCAACACCCGTCTTCCAAAGCCGGTTTAACCCGGCTAACCTTTTGCCTGAACccatgggttttaacccactcagACCGGGAGACCACTTTCCAGAGGAGAACGacatggatgaggatactgaCCCCGTGGAGCCAGCATCAGGAACGccgaaccatcccatcgagatatcaGATGGGTCATCATTTCATGGATCGCCATATCGTGGTCCAGACAGCTACGAGGAAAGGTTCCGAAACATTGACTGGTACTTCACACCGTCTGAACACTCGCATCAtgagcagcaacaggatccttcagTGGGTCATCAatttgtggcagtcacgccaccgccgccaccgccaGTAGAGccgcagcagccgcctccggagccaccaagGCGAAGAAGGTCTaatgcacggatgtccgtgcgaggtggAGTTCGGATTGCTACTCCCCAGCCATctagtggcagccattatcccccacttcaggaggaagaagACCCCTATGATGGTGGTCCGTCAAGCCCCATACCAGATGTCAACTCAGTACCTGTGGTACCACCTCTGGGTTTCGATAACCCGATTCCTGCATATGCTGGGTCAGCGGCGtacaacccatttgagcagccggCACACACCCACTACAAATACAACTACGGTTATGCAGAGGTAGATCCATACCTAGTAGCTCGGGATTACAATGCTCTTCATCCTGAAGGACCATATGGAGGGCCATGGACTACTGGttacccgacttatgggtaccagcatcaGCCACCTCCTCCGCCGGTGTATCAGCCGCCTCAGCCACCGATTCAACAGGAAGTCCTTGAGAGGCTGAGCCAAGTTGAACAAGAAGTTCGTGAAGACCGCAAAGAGCGGCAAGGATTTTTCAAGGGGCTGTCAGATTTGCTTAAGGGGAAATCGAAGAGGAGGGGTCATTGA